The following proteins are co-located in the uncultured Draconibacterium sp. genome:
- a CDS encoding NUDIX hydrolase: MDKLNPHISVDCVVFAYDYSQLKVLLIEIEKVQEVNAMRHKLKLPGSLIYEREDFDLSARRILYELTGLQNIYMQQFGVFSNPERLNPPEDLEWARIINQNQSLSRVVTIAYFALIQLKDVNRTAQTIWYPVDELPDLIFDHNLIIRRSLCHLREEMRTKSLCFELLPKKFTIRQVFEIYRTILGINIDKSNFRRKLKHFTFLVPLKEKEKCVSHKPAQLYRFDRRLYEKYEKGRKEIIF, from the coding sequence ATGGACAAGTTAAATCCACATATTTCTGTTGATTGTGTTGTTTTTGCCTATGATTATTCTCAATTGAAAGTGTTGTTAATTGAAATTGAAAAGGTTCAGGAAGTAAATGCAATGCGACATAAACTGAAACTCCCGGGGAGTCTGATTTATGAACGAGAAGATTTCGATTTGTCTGCCAGGAGAATACTTTATGAGTTAACAGGATTACAGAATATTTACATGCAACAGTTTGGTGTATTTAGTAATCCTGAAAGATTAAATCCTCCCGAAGATCTTGAATGGGCAAGAATAATAAATCAGAATCAAAGTCTCAGTCGGGTTGTGACAATAGCATATTTTGCCCTTATTCAGTTGAAAGATGTAAATAGAACCGCTCAGACGATTTGGTATCCTGTGGATGAGTTACCGGATCTGATTTTCGATCACAATCTTATAATAAGAAGATCATTATGCCATTTACGTGAAGAGATGCGTACGAAATCTCTTTGTTTTGAATTATTGCCTAAAAAGTTTACAATCAGGCAGGTTTTTGAAATATACAGGACTATCTTGGGCATAAACATCGATAAAAGTAATTTCAGGAGAAAACTTAAACACTTTACTTTTCTTGTGCCACTAAAGGAAAAGGAAAAGTGTGTTAGCCATAAACCAGCACAACTTTATCGATTTGACAGAAGATTATATGAAAAATATGAAAAAGGACGAAAAGAGATAATTTTTTAA
- the xylE gene encoding D-xylose transporter XylE, with product MSEKPTIYFTSITLVATLGGLLFGYDTAVISGAEKSINNYLVQGLGLNSWIHGATVSSALVGCIIGGAVSGIFASQIGRKKSLMIAALLFFISALGSGHPEFLFFEKGKATLGLLYMFNFYRIIGGIGVGMASALVPMYIGEIAPAELRGRLVSLNQFAIVFGMLVVYFVNWGIINDQSLEWVNAIGWRRMFLSEAIPAGLFGLLLFLVPKSPRYLALNNNDEKALSILTKINGKNEANKILKEIKGTIEHHSGKLFSYGKLVILVGVLLSVFQQFVGINVALYYAPRIFESMGAAKDASMLQTIVMGLINVIFTVIAILTVDRWGRKPLLMVGSIGMAIGMFAIAALSYSEIIGISTLAFIILYTASFMMSWGPVCWVLISEIYPNKIRGRAVAIAVMAQWGANYFISSTYPAMMEFSGAATYSFYGIMSVLSFLFVWKLVPETKNRSLEEMEELWITQKSK from the coding sequence ATGAGCGAAAAACCTACAATATATTTTACGAGTATAACCTTAGTTGCAACACTTGGTGGATTACTTTTTGGTTATGATACTGCGGTAATTTCAGGTGCTGAAAAATCCATTAATAATTATCTGGTTCAGGGCTTGGGACTAAACTCCTGGATACATGGGGCAACAGTTTCAAGTGCGTTAGTTGGATGTATTATTGGTGGGGCCGTTTCAGGGATTTTTGCTTCCCAAATAGGTCGCAAAAAATCGTTAATGATTGCTGCATTATTATTTTTTATCTCGGCGTTGGGTTCCGGGCATCCTGAATTCCTCTTTTTTGAAAAGGGCAAGGCTACTTTGGGACTATTATACATGTTTAACTTCTACCGTATTATTGGCGGAATTGGAGTAGGGATGGCATCGGCATTGGTACCTATGTATATTGGCGAGATAGCACCTGCAGAACTTCGTGGGCGACTGGTATCATTAAATCAGTTTGCGATTGTGTTCGGAATGTTGGTGGTATATTTTGTAAACTGGGGAATTATCAATGATCAATCTTTGGAATGGGTGAATGCCATCGGATGGAGGCGCATGTTTCTTTCCGAAGCCATACCAGCTGGCCTGTTTGGTCTATTATTATTTTTAGTACCTAAGTCACCCCGATACCTCGCCTTAAATAATAATGATGAAAAGGCGCTCTCGATTCTTACAAAAATTAACGGTAAAAACGAAGCAAATAAAATTCTAAAAGAGATTAAAGGAACAATCGAGCATCATTCCGGTAAATTATTTTCATATGGGAAGTTGGTAATTCTGGTAGGGGTGTTGCTGTCTGTATTTCAACAGTTTGTGGGTATTAATGTGGCACTTTACTATGCACCACGCATATTTGAAAGCATGGGAGCGGCAAAAGATGCCTCAATGTTGCAGACCATAGTGATGGGGCTAATAAACGTAATTTTTACGGTAATTGCAATACTGACAGTTGACAGGTGGGGGCGAAAGCCTTTGCTGATGGTTGGTTCCATTGGTATGGCCATAGGGATGTTTGCTATTGCAGCCTTATCTTATTCCGAAATAATAGGTATAAGTACACTGGCTTTTATAATTCTTTACACTGCTTCTTTTATGATGTCGTGGGGGCCAGTTTGCTGGGTTTTGATTTCTGAAATTTATCCCAATAAAATTCGTGGTCGTGCAGTGGCCATTGCCGTTATGGCACAATGGGGAGCAAATTATTTCATTTCCTCAACCTATCCGGCAATGATGGAATTTAGCGGAGCAGCGACCTACAGCTTCTACGGAATAATGAGTGTCCTCTCTTTCTTGTTTGTATGGAAGTTGGTACCCGAAACCAAAAACCGTTCTCTCGAGGAAATGGAAGAATTGTGGATAACCCAAAAATCAAAATAA
- a CDS encoding TIM barrel protein — translation MAGTFKFTFGPWNIHEGADPFGPTVRDSISFGKKLAEFKKLGFEGVQFHDDDAVPDMNELSPLQIIGKAKELKKVLDDNGLVAEFVAPRLWEDPRTIDGGYTSNDPACRQFALDRSKRTIDIANALGTDLIVLWLAREGTYIREAKDSKVATERIVEAINVMQAYDTKVRICIEPKPNEPMDHTYIPTTGHAIALSLLCDDPKRVGVNIESAHAVLAGLDPSDEMGYALAFDKLWTVHLNDQNGLKFDQDKTFGSVDLRRAFNQVRILDKHNYGQNGEFVGLDVKAMRSQKDDIATKHLSNSKVIFMKLLEISRSIDESFIEKCRQERDYEELDLYIMKSLLGS, via the coding sequence ATGGCAGGAACATTTAAGTTTACATTCGGTCCATGGAACATTCATGAAGGAGCCGATCCTTTTGGCCCAACGGTAAGAGACAGTATTTCATTTGGTAAAAAACTTGCAGAGTTTAAGAAACTAGGTTTTGAAGGCGTTCAGTTTCATGATGATGATGCAGTGCCTGATATGAACGAACTTTCTCCCCTGCAAATAATCGGCAAAGCAAAGGAATTGAAAAAAGTGCTGGATGACAACGGATTAGTTGCAGAGTTTGTCGCTCCACGCCTCTGGGAAGATCCTAGAACGATTGATGGGGGTTACACTTCAAACGATCCAGCATGTAGACAATTTGCTTTAGATAGAAGCAAACGTACTATAGACATTGCTAATGCATTGGGAACTGATCTTATTGTACTTTGGCTGGCACGTGAAGGTACATATATCCGAGAAGCTAAAGACAGTAAAGTAGCTACAGAAAGAATTGTTGAAGCTATCAATGTAATGCAAGCCTACGATACAAAAGTAAGAATTTGTATTGAGCCAAAACCAAATGAGCCAATGGATCACACTTATATTCCAACAACAGGTCATGCCATTGCGCTCTCATTACTTTGTGATGATCCAAAAAGAGTAGGGGTTAATATTGAAAGCGCACATGCTGTATTAGCTGGTCTGGATCCTTCAGACGAAATGGGTTATGCTTTGGCTTTCGATAAACTATGGACTGTTCACCTTAACGATCAGAACGGATTAAAATTTGACCAGGATAAAACATTCGGCTCTGTTGATCTTCGTCGTGCTTTTAACCAGGTTCGAATTCTTGACAAACACAATTACGGTCAAAATGGTGAATTTGTAGGCCTTGATGTAAAGGCAATGCGATCACAAAAAGATGACATAGCTACAAAACATTTGTCAAACAGTAAGGTAATTTTCATGAAACTACTGGAAATCTCTCGCAGTATTGACGAATCATTTATAGAAAAATGCAGGCAGGAAAGAGATTATGAAGAACTTGATCTCTATATCATGAAATCCTTGCTTGGATCATAG
- a CDS encoding carbohydrate kinase family protein codes for MEKKIIVSGVGCCLVDLLYNNINFQSEEIQPFLSKSSGDGGLSPGKLVLLEDFERFCNNNLHDFFNVILHGHEANKINIGGPSIVSLIHAAQITQNQNCEIRFYGRAGIDENGEYLQKQLAPLPVKLQDFKLIDNRTPSTIVLSDPNYDNGQGERMFINAIGAAWEMHAKDLDEDFFNSEVVVFGGTAIVPGIHDKLPSLLKKAKENGCLTIINTVYDFINEKKNPNQKWTLGETDYTYAFTDILITDAEEALRLSGCESVEAAFDFFIKTKVESVIITNGSKDIHLFSNGEVFNVKGKFVLPISELIKQELKISKSGDTTGCGDNFAGGLIGSVVNQLSLGISKPDLFEALAWAVVSGGFACFYMGGTYFEEKPMEKQRKIIPYYKAYIKQLANIIQTKEVAR; via the coding sequence ATGGAAAAAAAGATAATCGTGTCCGGAGTAGGATGCTGTTTGGTAGACCTATTGTATAATAACATCAATTTTCAAAGTGAGGAAATTCAACCTTTCCTATCTAAAAGTAGTGGGGATGGTGGATTAAGTCCAGGTAAACTTGTTTTATTGGAAGACTTTGAACGTTTTTGTAATAACAATTTACATGATTTTTTCAATGTTATTTTACACGGTCATGAGGCTAATAAAATCAATATTGGTGGTCCATCAATTGTTTCACTTATCCATGCTGCTCAGATTACCCAGAATCAAAATTGTGAAATAAGATTTTATGGCCGGGCAGGAATAGATGAAAATGGGGAATACTTGCAGAAACAACTTGCCCCACTGCCTGTAAAACTTCAAGATTTCAAATTAATTGACAATCGTACACCATCAACTATTGTCTTATCGGATCCTAATTATGATAATGGACAAGGTGAGAGGATGTTTATTAACGCAATTGGAGCAGCATGGGAAATGCATGCGAAAGACTTAGATGAAGATTTTTTTAATTCTGAAGTTGTTGTTTTTGGTGGTACTGCAATAGTTCCAGGTATTCATGATAAGCTTCCATCTCTTTTGAAAAAAGCCAAAGAGAATGGCTGCTTAACCATTATCAATACAGTTTATGATTTTATAAATGAAAAGAAAAATCCCAATCAAAAATGGACGCTGGGTGAAACCGACTATACTTATGCTTTTACCGATATTCTGATTACTGATGCAGAAGAAGCATTACGGTTAAGTGGATGTGAGTCTGTGGAGGCAGCTTTTGATTTTTTTATTAAAACAAAAGTAGAAAGCGTAATAATTACAAATGGTTCAAAAGACATTCACCTCTTTTCTAATGGAGAAGTTTTTAACGTAAAGGGGAAGTTTGTGTTGCCTATTTCAGAGCTTATAAAGCAAGAGCTTAAAATTTCTAAAAGTGGTGACACAACGGGGTGCGGCGACAATTTCGCGGGTGGATTAATAGGATCTGTAGTAAATCAATTGAGCCTGGGGATTTCAAAACCTGACCTCTTTGAGGCGTTGGCATGGGCTGTGGTATCTGGTGGTTTTGCTTGCTTTTATATGGGTGGAACTTATTTTGAAGAGAAACCAATGGAGAAACAGAGAAAGATAATACCCTATTATAAAGCCTATATAAAGCAATTAGCAAACATAATACAAACTAAAGAAGTTGCAAGATGA
- a CDS encoding Dabb family protein — MSIENCALKEGEIQHMVIFNLSHQKDSVGAQRFIQDGTRMLTGIPVVKNFQAFNQVSKKNKYQYGFSMVFANQADYATYNNHPDHVAFVQNRWFKEVSDFLEIDFEK; from the coding sequence ATGAGTATAGAAAATTGCGCACTAAAAGAAGGCGAAATTCAGCACATGGTTATTTTTAATTTGTCGCATCAAAAAGATTCAGTAGGAGCACAGAGGTTTATCCAAGACGGAACAAGAATGTTGACCGGAATTCCGGTAGTGAAAAACTTTCAGGCTTTTAATCAGGTCAGCAAAAAGAATAAATATCAGTATGGATTTTCGATGGTTTTTGCCAATCAGGCTGATTATGCGACTTACAATAATCATCCGGATCATGTGGCATTTGTTCAGAACCGATGGTTTAAAGAAGTTAGCGACTTTCTGGAGATCGATTTCGAAAAATAA
- a CDS encoding sugar-binding domain-containing protein: protein MPGSQPSEDTKDQIGPFSSNGSRATGYVVGGIEWYRKHFKLDKSETGKTVILKFNGILMNSEVWLNGISVGSHPYGYTPFGFDITPYLNQTGEENVIAVKVNNTGYTARWYSGSGIYRNVHLIITDPVHFSVWGAYITTPEVSIGSADVNLEVTLQNDADVASDAHVSVKIISPGGNVVEETEWQVKIGAKEKYVFSQAVVVKDPLLWSVNSPNLYEAEMTVKDSNGKITDRYVQTFGIRSIEFSAKKGFLLNGEPLLIKGGCVHHDNGLLGSTAIDRAEERRVEIMKANGYNAIRCSHNPPSEAFLNACDRLGILVINEIFDVWEKNKFMPQDTG, encoded by the coding sequence ATTCCAGGTAGTCAACCCAGTGAGGATACTAAAGATCAGATCGGACCTTTTTCAAGTAACGGTTCCAGGGCAACTGGTTATGTAGTTGGTGGGATTGAGTGGTACCGTAAACATTTTAAGCTGGACAAATCGGAAACAGGAAAAACAGTTATCCTTAAATTTAATGGGATTTTGATGAATTCGGAAGTTTGGCTTAACGGCATTTCGGTGGGAAGCCATCCTTATGGTTACACTCCTTTTGGGTTTGATATCACCCCATATTTGAATCAAACAGGTGAGGAAAATGTAATTGCTGTTAAAGTAAATAATACAGGTTATACTGCCCGATGGTATTCGGGGTCAGGAATTTACCGAAATGTTCATTTGATCATAACCGACCCGGTACATTTTTCGGTATGGGGTGCCTATATTACAACGCCTGAAGTTTCTATCGGTTCTGCAGATGTTAACTTGGAAGTAACGCTTCAGAACGATGCTGATGTGGCCAGTGATGCACATGTTTCCGTAAAAATTATTTCACCTGGTGGAAATGTTGTAGAAGAAACCGAATGGCAAGTGAAAATAGGTGCAAAGGAAAAATATGTTTTTAGTCAGGCAGTTGTTGTGAAAGACCCGCTCCTTTGGTCTGTAAATTCTCCCAACCTTTATGAGGCTGAAATGACAGTCAAGGATAGTAACGGAAAAATTACAGACCGATATGTACAAACCTTTGGTATCAGGTCAATTGAATTCTCTGCAAAAAAAGGATTCCTGCTAAATGGCGAACCGTTGTTGATAAAGGGCGGTTGTGTGCACCATGATAACGGACTGCTGGGTTCTACCGCGATTGATCGTGCGGAAGAGAGAAGGGTTGAAATCATGAAAGCAAATGGTTACAATGCAATTCGTTGCTCGCATAACCCACCTTCTGAAGCTTTTCTAAATGCATGCGACCGGCTCGGCATTTTGGTTATTAATGAAATATTTGATGTCTGGGAAAAAAACAAGTTTATGCCCCAAGATACAGGATAA
- a CDS encoding helix-turn-helix domain-containing protein, with translation MLPLNDLMFVLNGKWRIRIILCLASGEKGFNEIKKCHNISPRILSKELKELEINKVINRYKKEDNFKSVIYELSEQGKELIPIIIKLQEWGERHRKNVLDLTKNI, from the coding sequence ATGCTCCCATTAAACGACTTAATGTTTGTTTTAAATGGCAAATGGAGAATACGAATAATCCTCTGTTTAGCATCAGGAGAAAAAGGATTTAACGAAATTAAAAAATGCCATAATATTTCACCGCGAATTCTCTCAAAAGAATTAAAGGAACTGGAAATAAACAAAGTCATTAATCGATATAAAAAGGAAGATAACTTCAAATCAGTTATCTATGAACTTAGTGAACAAGGAAAAGAACTTATTCCAATCATAATTAAGTTGCAAGAATGGGGCGAAAGACATCGAAAAAATGTTTTAGATTTAACTAAAAACATCTAA
- a CDS encoding transposase, with product MVGKQYKAPQLSIFDTPFRRFINLNHELCILSEKIDWDSIKKEFSVYYSETGRPSVPIRRMVGLLLLKHIYNLSDEAMVDRWIENPYWQYFSGEKVFQTQKPFDPTEFIHFRNRIGKEGAEKLLKVSVQLFGKEAQEKEVLIDSTVQEKNITYPGSGRKRNSNDRRTLGYCFSN from the coding sequence ATGGTTGGAAAACAATACAAAGCACCGCAATTGAGTATTTTTGATACGCCTTTTAGGAGGTTCATCAATTTAAATCATGAACTCTGTATTTTATCTGAAAAAATAGACTGGGATTCTATCAAGAAAGAATTTTCTGTTTACTATTCAGAAACCGGACGTCCATCAGTTCCTATCCGCAGGATGGTTGGGCTGCTTTTGCTCAAACACATTTATAATTTAAGCGACGAAGCCATGGTTGACAGGTGGATTGAAAACCCATACTGGCAGTACTTTAGCGGAGAAAAAGTTTTTCAAACCCAAAAGCCCTTCGACCCGACCGAGTTTATACATTTTAGAAACCGGATTGGCAAAGAAGGAGCAGAAAAACTCTTGAAAGTATCGGTACAATTATTTGGGAAAGAAGCTCAAGAGAAGGAGGTATTGATTGACAGTACCGTGCAGGAAAAAAATATTACCTACCCTGGAAGTGGTAGAAAAAGAAATTCAAACGATAGAAGGACCTTGGGATATTGCTTTTCAAACTGA
- a CDS encoding glycosylhydrolase-like jelly roll fold domain-containing protein, whose product MVEKEIQTIEGPWDIAFQTERGAPPSTTLDKLESYTENADKGIKYFSGTATYTNTFELADADIQSGTLSVDLGDVKNLAEVTVNGKNLGVIWKKPFKMDISNVAQPGENKLEVKVINVWVNRLIGDLQIDATEKFTYTTMPFYQTNSPLLSSVLLGPVKDIASK is encoded by the coding sequence GTGGTAGAAAAAGAAATTCAAACGATAGAAGGACCTTGGGATATTGCTTTTCAAACTGAAAGGGGAGCACCGCCAAGTACAACATTAGATAAATTGGAATCTTATACCGAAAATGCTGATAAGGGTATCAAATACTTCTCAGGAACTGCCACTTACACCAATACTTTTGAGCTTGCTGATGCCGATATTCAGTCGGGCACACTGAGTGTAGATTTAGGAGATGTAAAAAATCTTGCCGAAGTAACGGTGAATGGTAAAAATCTTGGAGTAATCTGGAAAAAGCCATTTAAAATGGATATTTCCAATGTTGCTCAGCCAGGAGAGAATAAGCTGGAGGTAAAAGTGATCAATGTGTGGGTAAATCGTTTAATAGGGGATTTACAAATCGATGCAACAGAAAAGTTCACCTATACAACTATGCCATTTTATCAGACGAATTCTCCGCTTCTTTCGTCGGTATTATTAGGACCGGTTAAAGATATTGCATCTAAATAA
- a CDS encoding helix-turn-helix domain-containing protein, with amino-acid sequence MYIDQKYFDSWMNKLISQLEKLGRKIDRQDSTITPKIDDEILLDNQDLCLLLKVSQRTLQRFRSSGKLPYRLIGRKVYYLESDVTNFIHNGLPRQK; translated from the coding sequence ATGTATATCGATCAAAAATATTTTGATTCGTGGATGAACAAATTAATAAGTCAATTAGAAAAACTTGGTCGTAAAATTGACCGTCAGGATAGTACAATCACTCCAAAAATCGATGATGAAATCTTACTCGATAATCAGGATCTATGTCTTTTATTGAAAGTAAGTCAACGAACCTTGCAACGTTTTCGTTCATCCGGCAAACTTCCTTATCGGTTAATAGGCAGAAAGGTTTACTATCTGGAATCAGATGTTACTAATTTTATTCACAACGGACTTCCAAGGCAAAAATAG
- a CDS encoding RteC domain-containing protein translates to MLEYITNLRKQTDEQIESIESSNTNVLKKSLEASRVLAESFDKLKQFILSYKFRDEMEEITFFKEIKPKFCYRLIYYRKIYNIEMNRPTGANKQKEYLSEQLNEINKYNVKRLDFIRYYRSGASHLDSLYFLRGKMDTEQYLETFYFELDPNFSTNCDFKVAKILSNDMLSAYLMQEIELLNTNGLTPFHFGFPATKLTWKGTKTELMEQLYSWDSDNSFGDVPLTQLSDYIQKVFNIELDKNLSRSFSDMKIRNVPTPFLDSLKNSLLKRMGRKSE, encoded by the coding sequence ATGCTTGAATACATTACTAACCTGCGTAAACAGACCGATGAACAAATAGAGAGTATTGAGTCATCGAATACCAATGTCTTAAAAAAATCGCTCGAAGCATCGCGAGTGCTTGCTGAATCGTTTGATAAACTTAAACAATTTATCCTTTCCTATAAATTTCGGGACGAAATGGAGGAAATTACCTTTTTTAAAGAGATTAAACCGAAGTTTTGTTACCGTTTAATTTATTACCGGAAAATCTACAACATCGAAATGAACCGACCTACAGGGGCAAACAAACAAAAGGAGTATCTCTCCGAACAATTGAACGAGATCAATAAATATAACGTCAAGAGGCTGGATTTTATTCGTTATTACCGTTCGGGGGCTTCTCATCTTGATTCATTATATTTTCTAAGAGGCAAGATGGATACCGAACAGTACCTGGAAACCTTCTATTTTGAACTGGATCCAAATTTTTCAACAAACTGCGATTTTAAGGTTGCAAAAATATTATCAAACGATATGTTATCCGCATATCTGATGCAAGAAATAGAGCTGTTAAATACTAACGGTCTAACTCCATTTCATTTTGGCTTCCCTGCAACCAAACTAACATGGAAAGGGACAAAAACAGAGCTGATGGAACAGCTTTACTCATGGGATAGTGATAATTCTTTTGGTGATGTGCCACTAACGCAGTTATCTGATTACATCCAGAAAGTTTTTAATATTGAGCTTGACAAAAACCTATCGCGTTCATTTAGCGATATGAAAATTAGGAATGTGCCTACCCCATTCCTTGACAGCTTAAAAAATTCCCTGTTAAAACGAATGGGACGTAAATCTGAATAA
- a CDS encoding HU family DNA-binding protein: protein MSILYSKIQRVNPRNPQADRKWYLVPNRVEQKTEKEIAEALSKNTTLSRGEAALLVDELQAVIQNALLDGYSVQMGDWGSFQLTFNCTGTDTEAECTADKITSVNIRFRPGKQMKEALSKATFVAR, encoded by the coding sequence ATGTCGATATTATATTCAAAAATTCAACGGGTAAACCCACGCAACCCACAAGCCGACCGAAAATGGTACCTGGTGCCCAACCGCGTGGAACAAAAAACAGAAAAGGAGATTGCCGAAGCATTGAGTAAAAACACCACCTTAAGCCGTGGTGAAGCGGCCCTGCTAGTGGACGAGCTGCAAGCGGTAATCCAGAATGCCCTGCTCGATGGCTACTCGGTGCAAATGGGCGACTGGGGCTCGTTTCAGTTAACGTTTAACTGTACCGGCACGGATACCGAAGCGGAATGCACAGCCGATAAAATTACATCGGTCAACATCCGTTTCCGCCCCGGCAAACAGATGAAAGAGGCACTGTCGAAAGCAACCTTTGTAGCCCGGTAG
- a CDS encoding virulence RhuM family protein: MEGNKSQIVIYQTSDGLTKIDVRLENETVWLTQEQIANLFGKAKSTINEHIKNVFKEGELIESEVSQKFGISEFQQKAPIHYNLDVIISVGYRVKSPQGTQFRIWATKRIHEYIVKGFTMDDERLKQHGARSRYFEELLQRIRDIRSSERNFYQKVTDIYATSIDYKKDDEQTKLFFATVQNKMHYAVHGLTAAEMIKNRVDASKPFLGLTNFKGSYITQKDVGIAKNYLSEDELKQLNLIVTLYLDFAELQATNGRLMKMNDWIQKLDDFLKISEKELLKDAGTVSHKQAIEKANEEYKKYRETEDKKYISDFDREMKKLIDENKKKK; encoded by the coding sequence ATGGAAGGAAATAAATCTCAAATAGTTATATATCAAACTTCTGATGGACTAACAAAAATTGATGTTCGATTGGAAAACGAGACTGTTTGGCTAACACAAGAGCAAATTGCAAATCTTTTCGGTAAAGCCAAATCGACAATAAACGAGCATATAAAAAACGTTTTCAAAGAAGGAGAACTTATAGAAAGTGAAGTTTCACAGAAATTCGGAATTTCCGAATTTCAGCAAAAAGCACCAATTCATTATAATCTTGATGTTATTATTTCTGTTGGCTATCGTGTAAAATCTCCGCAAGGCACTCAATTTCGTATTTGGGCAACAAAGCGCATACACGAGTACATTGTAAAGGGTTTTACTATGGACGATGAACGCCTGAAACAACACGGTGCTCGTTCACGATACTTCGAGGAACTTTTACAACGCATTAGAGACATTCGAAGTAGTGAAAGAAATTTCTACCAGAAAGTAACTGATATATATGCCACAAGTATTGACTATAAAAAGGATGATGAACAAACTAAACTATTTTTTGCAACCGTCCAAAATAAAATGCACTATGCTGTTCACGGGTTGACCGCTGCCGAAATGATTAAAAACAGAGTTGATGCATCTAAACCATTTCTCGGCTTAACCAACTTCAAAGGAAGTTATATCACGCAAAAAGATGTTGGGATAGCGAAAAACTATCTTTCGGAAGACGAACTTAAACAATTGAACTTAATCGTCACATTATATCTTGACTTTGCTGAATTGCAAGCAACTAATGGACGTTTAATGAAAATGAATGATTGGATTCAAAAATTAGATGACTTCTTAAAAATTAGTGAGAAAGAGTTATTGAAAGATGCAGGAACTGTAAGCCATAAGCAAGCAATTGAAAAAGCTAATGAAGAATACAAAAAATATAGAGAGACGGAGGATAAGAAATACATCTCTGACTTTGACAGGGAGATGAAAAAGCTAATAGACGAAAATAAGAAGAAAAAGTAA